The Fibrobacter sp. UWR2 region TACTGTGAAGAAAAAAGCAGAGAACGAGAATGAATTTGAGTTGCCGAAGGAACTCTTGGAATCAATAGCTGGGCTTAATGAACTTATGAGCCAGCATCAGGATCAAGCCGCCGCAATGCTGTACAGATTAATGTTTCGCCATGAACGGGATCTCCATGTACTCGACCGCTATTCAGATGTCGTACTTGAAGGCGTTTCTGGCATGGGTAGCGAGTTCGCGAAAGAGGATTACAGGAATTTCTTGCAATACCTGTCGTATGTTATTCCTAGCGAATATGCTCCGCATAAGGAAATGTACGAAGAAGAGCTCAGAATCGCCGAAGATGATGATGAGTGAACAGCGTGTATTACAATGTGTATTGCAAGGTGTATTGACAAGTGTATATACATTTTCTACAATAGGGAGGGTGTGCAATAACTGTAAGGAGAGCTCATGAAGACGAAGTGCAAAAAGCGCGAGAAGGTTAGGCTGCCCAAGGGGTTCAAGCTGGTTGACGATTTCTTGTCTAAAGAGGAGATTGAAGCGCTTGAAAACGACACCTCGATGAGAGATCCGATGGTTATCACCGGCGGTCATGAGTCGGAGACGCTAGAGGAATCTATTGCGCGTATCAGTCGCGCTATTGCCGAGGCCAAGGAAGAAAAGAAGATGTATTCCATAAGGCTCAAGGTCAAGACAGTGGAATCGATCAAACGCAAGGC contains the following coding sequences:
- a CDS encoding CopG family antitoxin, which codes for MKTKCKKREKVRLPKGFKLVDDFLSKEEIEALENDTSMRDPMVITGGHESETLEESIARISRAIAEAKEEKKMYSIRLKVKTVESIKRKAAAAGIPYQTYVNVVLDNAASA